In Legionella beliardensis, the following are encoded in one genomic region:
- the gpmI gene encoding 2,3-bisphosphoglycerate-independent phosphoglycerate mutase: MFQRKPLVLMILDGWGYQEEKQYNAIAAAKTPQWDKWWQTYPHILLDACGKSVGLPDLQMGNSEVGHMHIGAGRVIHQDFTRINEAIDVGQFAANPTLVNAILDMKHANKALHVMGLLSPGGVHSHENHLFAFLALCHELNFNQVYLHLFLDGRDTPPQSALNSILALNACLANYPVATIASITGRYFAMDRDKRWERLAPVYQLLTEAKANRTFPDANTAIRSFYKEQKYDEFIPPTLIGAGRRIENGDSIFFFNFRADRARQLTQAFIDSDFHFFQRTAKPVLAHFISMTSYAKNLPTEIAFPPAPLRNTFGEVIADQGLSQLRIAETEKYAHVTFFFNGGSEQVFPNEDRILIPSPKIATYDLLPEMSAPALTQALVDSIHSEAYDVIICNYANADMVGHTGDFNATVQAIECLDRCMQQVGQAVADKQGALLITADHGNAEMMFDPANNQAYTAHTCQPVPLLFVGEGWHFKETQGSLIDIAPTLLAWLELGKPQEMTGQPLLVKNTIHW, translated from the coding sequence ATGTTTCAGCGAAAACCCCTCGTTTTAATGATTCTTGACGGCTGGGGTTATCAGGAAGAAAAACAATATAATGCTATTGCTGCAGCGAAAACACCTCAGTGGGATAAATGGTGGCAAACTTACCCGCATATACTTTTAGATGCTTGTGGAAAAAGTGTAGGCTTGCCAGATTTACAAATGGGTAATTCTGAAGTTGGCCATATGCATATTGGTGCTGGCCGAGTTATTCATCAGGATTTTACGCGTATTAATGAAGCCATTGATGTCGGTCAGTTTGCTGCTAATCCTACGTTGGTCAATGCTATATTAGATATGAAGCACGCCAATAAAGCCTTGCATGTAATGGGCTTACTATCACCAGGCGGTGTTCATAGCCATGAAAATCATCTCTTTGCTTTCTTAGCTTTATGCCATGAGCTAAATTTTAATCAAGTTTATTTACATTTATTCCTTGATGGCCGGGATACACCTCCCCAGAGTGCTTTAAATAGTATACTTGCCCTCAATGCTTGTTTAGCTAACTATCCTGTTGCCACGATTGCCTCTATTACAGGCCGTTATTTTGCTATGGATAGAGATAAGCGCTGGGAGCGGCTTGCGCCAGTATATCAACTATTAACAGAAGCAAAAGCTAATCGCACATTCCCTGACGCAAATACCGCAATTCGCTCTTTTTATAAAGAACAAAAATATGATGAATTTATCCCGCCGACTCTCATTGGAGCTGGGCGTAGGATTGAAAATGGTGATTCCATCTTCTTTTTTAATTTCCGTGCTGACCGCGCACGCCAACTTACTCAAGCATTCATAGATTCTGACTTTCATTTTTTTCAACGTACAGCCAAGCCCGTGCTAGCTCACTTTATTAGCATGACCTCTTATGCCAAAAATCTCCCCACAGAGATTGCTTTTCCGCCAGCACCGCTGCGTAATACATTTGGCGAAGTGATTGCAGATCAAGGATTAAGCCAACTGCGTATTGCTGAAACAGAAAAGTATGCGCATGTTACTTTTTTCTTCAATGGCGGCTCTGAGCAAGTTTTTCCAAATGAGGACAGAATTCTAATTCCTTCACCAAAAATCGCTACTTATGATTTATTACCTGAGATGAGCGCCCCAGCATTAACTCAAGCACTAGTCGATTCTATACATAGTGAAGCTTATGATGTCATCATTTGTAATTATGCCAATGCTGATATGGTTGGACACACCGGGGATTTTAATGCCACAGTGCAAGCGATAGAATGCTTAGATAGGTGCATGCAGCAAGTTGGGCAAGCAGTTGCTGATAAACAAGGGGCCCTACTCATTACCGCCGATCATGGTAACGCTGAAATGATGTTTGATCCTGCCAACAATCAAGCCTATACAGCACATACGTGTCAACCTGTTCCCCTCTTATTTGTTGGTGAGGGCTGGCATTTTAAAGAGACACAAGGCAGCCTCATTGATATTGCACCAACTTTATTAGCTTGGTTAGAGCTAGGTAAACCTCAGGAAATGACTGGTCAACCACTATTAGTAAAGA
- a CDS encoding isoprenyl transferase encodes MKNRLPKHVAIIMDGNGRWAEMRGLLRFEGHRAGVETVKTIVRCCLEHTIPVLSLFAFSSENWARPETEIEFLMQLFMQSLNHEVQELHEHGIRLRFTGLRDNLSSSLQEQMQQAEELTASNSRLIVNVVINYGGRWDIIYGIKQVVREVIAGNISVDAIDENVFSSYLNTHDLPEPDLFIRTSGEQRISNFFLWQLAYTELYFTQTYWPDFTAQEFEKALLSFRQRERRYGKTSQQLNEIEHV; translated from the coding sequence TTGAAAAATAGATTACCCAAGCATGTAGCTATTATCATGGATGGCAATGGGCGTTGGGCCGAAATGCGCGGATTATTACGTTTTGAAGGTCATCGTGCAGGCGTGGAAACAGTCAAAACGATTGTTCGCTGTTGTCTTGAGCACACTATTCCTGTATTAAGCTTGTTTGCATTTAGTAGTGAAAATTGGGCACGGCCAGAAACAGAAATTGAATTTTTAATGCAGCTTTTTATGCAATCCTTAAATCATGAAGTCCAAGAATTGCATGAGCACGGTATTCGTTTGCGCTTTACAGGGCTTAGAGATAATTTATCTTCATCTTTACAAGAGCAAATGCAGCAAGCTGAAGAGCTTACCGCCAGCAATAGCCGTTTAATTGTCAATGTTGTCATTAATTATGGTGGCCGTTGGGATATTATCTATGGCATAAAACAGGTGGTTAGAGAGGTTATCGCAGGCAATATTAGTGTAGATGCAATTGATGAAAATGTATTTTCTAGTTACCTTAATACCCACGATTTACCTGAACCGGATTTATTTATTAGAACAAGTGGCGAGCAGCGAATTAGTAATTTTTTTCTTTGGCAATTAGCGTATACCGAATTATATTTTACCCAAACGTATTGGCCAGATTTTACAGCTCAAGAATTTGAGAAGGCATTATTAAGTTTTAGGCAGCGCGAACGCCGATATGGTAAAACTTCTCAACAACTTAATGAGATAGAACATGTTTAA